In Candidatus Nomurabacteria bacterium, a genomic segment contains:
- the gap gene encoding type I glyceraldehyde-3-phosphate dehydrogenase: MPRKTSAKRRLAINGFGRIGRAAFKIALESKKFDIVAINDLTDTESLAMLLKHDSVYRNFNHKVGFTKDSLIVDGKKIRILAEKDPAMLPWKRLKIDVVLECTGRFVKDGAARAHIKAGAKAAVVSAPTKGGDIPTALLGVRQPKPGEQVVSNASCTTNNVAPVTRVIMENFGVLRAAMTTIHSYTAEQNLVDGPPPPLHRDLRRMRAAAVNLVPTTSGAAIATTEVIPELKGSFDGFAIRVPTPVVSLSDFTFLVKKKTTIEEVNRAMKKAAEDPSYKNVLAVNEEPRVSSDFIGDPHSAIVDLPLTNVIGGDLVKIVAWYDNEWGYSTRLVEMAQKVHI, translated from the coding sequence ATGCCACGTAAGACTTCTGCAAAACGACGACTCGCCATTAACGGATTTGGCCGAATTGGACGAGCTGCTTTTAAAATTGCTTTAGAAAGTAAAAAGTTTGATATTGTCGCGATTAACGACCTGACTGATACCGAAAGTCTGGCCATGCTCCTGAAGCATGATTCGGTGTATCGCAACTTCAATCACAAGGTTGGCTTTACCAAGGATTCCCTTATTGTGGATGGTAAAAAAATTCGCATTCTGGCTGAAAAAGATCCGGCTATGTTGCCTTGGAAGCGTCTGAAGATTGACGTGGTGCTCGAATGTACTGGCCGCTTTGTGAAGGATGGCGCTGCCCGGGCCCATATCAAAGCAGGTGCCAAAGCAGCTGTCGTTTCTGCGCCAACCAAGGGCGGAGACATCCCAACAGCCTTACTCGGTGTGCGTCAACCAAAGCCCGGCGAGCAGGTCGTTTCTAACGCTTCTTGCACTACGAATAACGTCGCACCGGTCACTCGAGTGATTATGGAGAATTTCGGCGTGTTGCGAGCAGCCATGACCACGATTCACTCCTACACGGCTGAGCAAAACTTGGTTGACGGCCCACCGCCACCATTGCACCGCGATTTACGACGTATGCGAGCTGCTGCGGTTAACCTCGTACCAACCACTTCTGGCGCGGCTATTGCCACGACCGAGGTGATTCCTGAGCTTAAGGGCTCCTTTGATGGTTTTGCTATTCGCGTGCCAACACCAGTGGTGTCCTTGTCTGACTTCACTTTCCTGGTAAAGAAAAAGACCACTATCGAAGAAGTAAACCGAGCCATGAAAAAGGCGGCTGAGGATCCTTCCTACAAAAATGTGCTGGCCGTAAATGAAGAACCACGCGTCTCTAGCGACTTTATTGGCGACCCACATTCTGCAATAGTTGACTTACCGCTCACGAATGTGATAGGTGGCGACCTTGTCAAAATCGTGGCTTGGTATGATAATGAATGGGGATATTCAACGCGGCTGGTAGAGATGGCACAGAAAGTGCATATCTAA